The proteins below are encoded in one region of Engystomops pustulosus chromosome 8, aEngPut4.maternal, whole genome shotgun sequence:
- the BARD1 gene encoding BRCA1-associated RING domain protein 1 isoform X1 — translation MPLRVRSGNRPADSAAGSSMRKEQSDWERTRTALQELEGRLRCSVCVQLLNEPVCLGGCEHVFCRSCVDGSVGNECPVCHTPAWVKDVQINRQLDNMIQLCSKLHNLLDKGNNDGNKMDLCQEASLKSKSTEGVCKKKQIKMWFSPRRGKARFVLEHEENKQHFSSNCEQAPLLSAYEFVSSSPNMEHSKKKSVKNRKTKKKQLEDINQKWGIGTETENADDYRENNQESSRSVSFCSPPCVFQIPNDKKPESNTECKGPIKSSPEKKVHTIENMLSESETSIHLSPGAAQETDYSCYQKNGQHKNSQTESMEKLPIKKLPLCSPKKVSSERTTKLKTPQKRKLPTPSPNSSATKRPRKAKLAADLRAEDASGKVCNQEAKKSPKAETNPKPHSAPHTPKEGRRRSLPGASTPTSPSNLPFAKKNHKGETLLHVASIKGDVRAVEELLKSGANPNVKDNAGWTPLHEACNHGHTGVVEALLGHHALVNTTGYQNDTPLHDAVKNGHIAIVRLLLQHGAPQDAVNIFGRRPVDYAETEEIKSALLQTQSKKQIHSPGSTQKLVRCREGSLVVLGSGLSTPQRTDLNKLVSLLKTDIYSNYNSSVTHVIVGDEPTLRTMKCMMGILSGCWILRFAWVKACLETRRREPEELHEVDGGPHRARLNIEQLLPNLLDGCHFYFLGCFKEHKKEDLIELVKAAGGQILIRQPKPDSDVTQMINTVAYHAEADSDQRFCTQYIIYDKTSKFIPGRVRQGKVWFAPSSWLIECITSFYLLPVPQT, via the exons TGTGCAATTATTAAATGAGCCCGTATGTCTGGGAGGCTGTGAGCATGTGTTTTGTAG GTCATGTGTAGATGGAAGTGTGGGTAATGAGTGCCCGGTGTGCCACACACCCGCCTGGGTAAAGGATGTGCAGATCAACCGGCAGCTTGATAACATGATTCAGCTATGCAGTAAGCTTCACAACTTACTGGATAAAGGAAACAATGATG GAAATAAAATGGATTTATGTCAAGAAGCATCACTCAAATCAAAGTCTACTGAAGGAGTATGTAAGAAAAAACAGATCAAGATGTGGTTTAGCCCCCGGAGAGGAAAAGCGAGGTTTGTCTTGGAACATGAAGAAAACAAGCAACACTTTTCATCAAACTGCGAACAGGCTCCATTGTTGTCGGCTTACGAATTTGTCTCCTCTTCACCCAATATGGAGCATTCGAAAAAGAAGTCTGTGAAAAATAGGAAAACAAAGAAGAAGCAGTTGGAGGACATCAACCAGAAATGGGGTATTGGTACAGAGACTGAAAACGCTGATGACTACAGAGAAAATAACCAGGAATCCAGTAGATCAGTGTCCTTCTGTAGCCCTCCATGTGTATTTCAGATACCGAACGATAAGAAGCCAGAAAGCAATACTGAATGTAAAGGACCTATTAAAAGTAGCCCAGAAAAAAAGGTGCACACTATAGAAAATATGTTGTCTGAGTCTGAGACTTCCATACATCTATCTCCTGGTGCTGCCCAGGAAACTGACTACAGCTGTTATCAAAAAAATGGACAACACAAAAATTCACAGACGGAATCTATGGAAAAACTGCCCATTAAGAAGCTGCCACTGTGTTCTCCAAAGAAGGTTTCTTCTGAAAGAACCACAAAACTGAAGACTCCTCAGAAACGCAAACTTCCAACTCCATCCCCTAATTCCAGTGCCACAAAACGCCCAAGAAAAGCGAAGCTCGCTGCTGATCTCAGGGCCGAAGATGCCAGTGGGAAAGTCTGTAACCAGGAAGCCAAAAAATCTCCAAAAGCCGAGACAAACCCTAAGCCTCATTCTGCACCACACACTCCTAAAGAGGGCAGAAGAAGGAGCCTACCTGGAGCCAGCACTCCAACGTCTCCAAGTAATCTCCCATTTGCCAAAAAGAACCACAAGGGAGAGACACTACTTCATGTGGCTTCAATAAAG gGGGACGTGCGAGCTGTAGAGGAGCTTCTGAAGAGCGGAGCTAACCCAAATGTGAAGGACAATGCTGGATGGACACCTTTG CATGAAGCTTGTAACCACGGACACACAGGTGTAGTAGAGGCGCTGCTTGGACACCACGCTCTGGTGAATACTACAGGATATCAGAATGACACACCTCTTCACGACGCCGTCAAAAATGGGCACATCGCCATCGTCCGGCTCCTCCTCCAGCACGGAGCGCCACAAGATGCTGT TAATATATTCGGTCGGCGGCCTGTAGACTATGCAGAAACAGAGGAGATCAAGTCGGCTTTGCTGCAGACACAGTCAAAAAAGCAAATACACAGCCCTGGCTCTACA CAGAAGCTAGTACGGTGTAGAGAAGGATCCCTTGTTGTATTAGGAAGTGGATTGTCTACCCCTCAGAGGACTGATCTCAACAAGCTTGTGTCATTATTGAAGACAGACATTTATTCCAACTACAACAGCTCAG TAACTCACGTTATAGTTGGAGATGAACCTACGCTCCGCACCATGAAGTGCATGATGGGAATATTATCTGGATGCTGGATCCTCCGGTTTGCTT GGGTAAAAGCTTGCCTCGAGACAAGAAGACGAGAACCAGAAGAGCTTCATGAAGTAGATGGTGGACCTCACCGAGCTCGGCTCAATATTGAACAGCTG CTGCCAAACCTGCTGGATGGATGTCATTTTTACTTCCTTGGATGCTTCAAAGAACACAAAAAGGAAGACCTGATTGAATTGGTTAAAGCTGCTGGTGGTCAAATCCTGATTCGCCAACCAAAACCTGATAGTGATGTAACACAGATGATTAACACAGTAGCATACCATGCCGAAGCTGATTCTGACCAAAGGTTCTGTACACAATATATCATCTATGACAAAACTTCCAAATTTATTCCTGGCAGGGTGCGCCAAGGTAAGGTTTGGTTCGCCCCATCAAGTTGGCTGATTGAATGCATCACCAGCTTTTACCTTCTGCCAGTGCCTCAAACGTAG
- the BARD1 gene encoding BRCA1-associated RING domain protein 1 isoform X2 produces the protein MPLRVRSGNRPADSAAGSSMRKEQSDWERTRTALQELEGRLRCSVCVQLLNEPVCLGGCEHVFCRSCVDGSVGNECPVCHTPAWVKDVQINRQLDNMIQLCSKLHNLLDKGNNDGNKMDLCQEASLKSKSTEGVCKKKQIKMWFSPRRGKARFVLEHEENKQHFSSNCEQAPLLSAYEFVSSSPNMEHSKKKSVKNRKTKKKQLEDINQKWGIGTETENADDYRENNQESSRSVSFCSPPCVFQIPNDKKPESNTECKGPIKSSPEKKVHTIENMLSESETSIHLSPGAAQETDYSCYQKNGQHKNSQTESMEKLPIKKLPLCSPKKVSSERTTKLKTPQKRKLPTPSPNSSATKRPRKAKLAADLRAEDASGKVCNQEAKKSPKAETNPKPHSAPHTPKEGRRRSLPGASTPTSPSNLPFAKKNHKGETLLHVASIKGDVRAVEELLKSGANPNVKDNAGWTPLHEACNHGHTGVVEALLGHHALVNTTGYQNDTPLHDAVKNGHIAIVRLLLQHGAPQDAVNIFGRRPVDYAETEEIKSALLQTQSKKQIHSPGSTQKLVRCREGSLVVLGSGLSTPQRTDLNKLVSLLKTDIYSNYNSSVTHVIVGDEPTLRTMKCMMGILSGCWILRFAWVKACLETRRREPEELHEVDGGPHRARLNIEQLTKGKSNQW, from the exons TGTGCAATTATTAAATGAGCCCGTATGTCTGGGAGGCTGTGAGCATGTGTTTTGTAG GTCATGTGTAGATGGAAGTGTGGGTAATGAGTGCCCGGTGTGCCACACACCCGCCTGGGTAAAGGATGTGCAGATCAACCGGCAGCTTGATAACATGATTCAGCTATGCAGTAAGCTTCACAACTTACTGGATAAAGGAAACAATGATG GAAATAAAATGGATTTATGTCAAGAAGCATCACTCAAATCAAAGTCTACTGAAGGAGTATGTAAGAAAAAACAGATCAAGATGTGGTTTAGCCCCCGGAGAGGAAAAGCGAGGTTTGTCTTGGAACATGAAGAAAACAAGCAACACTTTTCATCAAACTGCGAACAGGCTCCATTGTTGTCGGCTTACGAATTTGTCTCCTCTTCACCCAATATGGAGCATTCGAAAAAGAAGTCTGTGAAAAATAGGAAAACAAAGAAGAAGCAGTTGGAGGACATCAACCAGAAATGGGGTATTGGTACAGAGACTGAAAACGCTGATGACTACAGAGAAAATAACCAGGAATCCAGTAGATCAGTGTCCTTCTGTAGCCCTCCATGTGTATTTCAGATACCGAACGATAAGAAGCCAGAAAGCAATACTGAATGTAAAGGACCTATTAAAAGTAGCCCAGAAAAAAAGGTGCACACTATAGAAAATATGTTGTCTGAGTCTGAGACTTCCATACATCTATCTCCTGGTGCTGCCCAGGAAACTGACTACAGCTGTTATCAAAAAAATGGACAACACAAAAATTCACAGACGGAATCTATGGAAAAACTGCCCATTAAGAAGCTGCCACTGTGTTCTCCAAAGAAGGTTTCTTCTGAAAGAACCACAAAACTGAAGACTCCTCAGAAACGCAAACTTCCAACTCCATCCCCTAATTCCAGTGCCACAAAACGCCCAAGAAAAGCGAAGCTCGCTGCTGATCTCAGGGCCGAAGATGCCAGTGGGAAAGTCTGTAACCAGGAAGCCAAAAAATCTCCAAAAGCCGAGACAAACCCTAAGCCTCATTCTGCACCACACACTCCTAAAGAGGGCAGAAGAAGGAGCCTACCTGGAGCCAGCACTCCAACGTCTCCAAGTAATCTCCCATTTGCCAAAAAGAACCACAAGGGAGAGACACTACTTCATGTGGCTTCAATAAAG gGGGACGTGCGAGCTGTAGAGGAGCTTCTGAAGAGCGGAGCTAACCCAAATGTGAAGGACAATGCTGGATGGACACCTTTG CATGAAGCTTGTAACCACGGACACACAGGTGTAGTAGAGGCGCTGCTTGGACACCACGCTCTGGTGAATACTACAGGATATCAGAATGACACACCTCTTCACGACGCCGTCAAAAATGGGCACATCGCCATCGTCCGGCTCCTCCTCCAGCACGGAGCGCCACAAGATGCTGT TAATATATTCGGTCGGCGGCCTGTAGACTATGCAGAAACAGAGGAGATCAAGTCGGCTTTGCTGCAGACACAGTCAAAAAAGCAAATACACAGCCCTGGCTCTACA CAGAAGCTAGTACGGTGTAGAGAAGGATCCCTTGTTGTATTAGGAAGTGGATTGTCTACCCCTCAGAGGACTGATCTCAACAAGCTTGTGTCATTATTGAAGACAGACATTTATTCCAACTACAACAGCTCAG TAACTCACGTTATAGTTGGAGATGAACCTACGCTCCGCACCATGAAGTGCATGATGGGAATATTATCTGGATGCTGGATCCTCCGGTTTGCTT GGGTAAAAGCTTGCCTCGAGACAAGAAGACGAGAACCAGAAGAGCTTCATGAAGTAGATGGTGGACCTCACCGAGCTCGGCTCAATATTGAACAGCTG ACAAAGGGGAAGAGTAACCAATGGTAA